The DNA window CGGCCAGGGCGAAGCCGTACACGTCGCCGATCCAGAGGAGCTGGGTGGAGCTCGCGCCGAGGTCGGCGGTCAGCCGGGGGAGCGCCAGGTGCAGGACCGTGAGGTCGAGCGAGAGCAGCAGGGTGGCCAGGCAGGCGATGGCCAGGCACCACCATTTGTTCGTCATGCCGGTCAGCGTGACGGGACCCCCTGACCGCGGGCCTACCGGTCGCTGACCGCCCCGCTGACCTGCCCGCCGACCTCGGTCAGCGCCGCCGCGATGCGGGCGCGGGTCTCGGCCGTGCTGTACCAGTCGTCGGGGCACTCCGCGCGGGCCCGCAGCAGCAGGCCGCGCGCCTCCTCAAGAGCGCCGCCGCGCAGCGCCACCTCGGCGAGCCCGAGAAGCGCCCAGGCCAGCATCTCGACGGAGCCGTTGCGGCCGGCCAGCTCGGCGGCCGGCAGGTAGTCGGCCCGCGCCTCCTCCGGCCGGCCGAGGCCCTGCAGCGCGTCGCCGCGCCGGCACAGCGACTCGGCGATCTCCGTCGTGGCCCCCAGCTCGCGGGCGGTCGCCAGCGACTCGTCCGCCAGCGCGTACGCCGCCGCGTACTCCCCCCGCTCCTGGTGGAGCGTGCCGAGCCCGGACAGCACCAGCGCCGTGCCCCAGCGCTCGCCGATCGCCTTGAACCTGGCCAGGCTCTCGTGGAAGTGGTCCGCCGCCTCCTCCACCCGGCCGAGCGCCTGCAGCACGAACGCCGCCCCCGCGTACGCCAGCGCCCGCGGCCAGGGCGCGAGCCCCACCAGGGTGCGCTGGATGTCGAGATAGGCCTCGTCGAAGTCGCCGGGCGGCCCGTTGTACATCGACAGCAGCATGAGCAGGAACTCCACGCGGCGCGGCATGTGGTCCCACGGCAGCAGCGTGCGCGAGCGGGTGAGCAGGTCGCGCACCTCGTCGCCGACCTCGCCCCGCCAGGCGGTGACGACGGCGCAGGTCACGTACTCCTCCTCCAGCCCCTCGGGGACGGCCGCGCCGAGCCTGACCAGCAGCGTGGCCGCGAGGTCGGCGCTGGTGACGCGGTGGCCGCGCATCCACCAGTAGCAGGCGCAGTGCGCGAGCAGCCGCAGCGCCGTCTCCACCTGGCCGGTCTCGGTGGCCCAGCGTACGGCGGCGTTGACGTCGTCGCTCTCCTCGTCGAGGCGGGCCAGCCACTCCAGCTGCTCGCGGGTACGCAGCCGGTCGTCGGCGGCGAGCACGAGGTCCAGGCACCAGGCGGCGTGGGTGCCGCGGGTGGCCTCCACCTCGCCCGACTCGGCCAGCCGCTCCGCGCAGAACGCCTGGATCGTCGCCAGCATCCGGTAGCGCCCGCCGACCCGCTCCACCAGCGACTTCTCCGCGAGCGAGAACAGCACCTCCTCCGGCAGCCCGCACACCCGCTCGGCCGTCTCGGGGCGCGCCCCGCCCACGAACACGCTGAAGCGCCTGGCCATGCGCTGCTCGTCGGCGTCCAGCAGGTCCCAGCTCCAGGCCACGACCGCGCGCAGCGTCTGGTGGCGGGGCAGCGCCGTACGGCTGCCGCGGGCCAGCAGCCGGAACCGGTCGTCCAGCCGCGCCGCCACGTCGGCCACCGACATCGTCCGCAGCCGCGCCGCGGCCAGCTCGATCGCCAGCGGCAGCCCGTCGAGCGCCCGGCAGATGCGTACGACGTGCGCGGCGTTGACCGCGTCCACCGCGAAACCGGGCCACACCGCCTCCGCCCGGTCGGCGAACAACCGTACCGCCGGATAGTCCAGCGGGTCGACGGCCTCGGGCGGCGGCAGCCGCAGCGGCGCGACCGGCAGGATCGACTCGCCGGTGATGCCCAGCGCCTCCCGCCCGGTGACCAGCACCCGCAGGGCCGGGCAGGAGGCCAGCAGCAGATCGGTCAGCTCGGCGGTCGCCTCGACCAGGTGCTCGCAGTTGTCCAGCACGAGCAGCAGCTCGCGCCCGGCGAGCGCGGTCGCGAGGCGGGTGAGCGGGTCCACGGGCCGGTCGGGGGCGGGGCGCAGGGCGTCGCGGACGCCGAGCGCGCCCAGCACCGCGGCGGGCACGTCCGCGCCTTCGGAGACCGGGGCGAGCGGGACGAAGCAGACGTCCTGCGGTTCCCGCCCGGCCGCCTCGACCGCGAGCCGCGTCTTGCCGGCGCCGCCCGGGCCGATCAGCGTGACCAGGCGGTCGGCCCGCAGCCGTGCGCTCACCTGGGCCAGCTCCCTGTCCCGGCCGACGAAGCTGGTGAGCTGCGCGGGCAACCCCTGCCGCTGGGGGGCCGACGGGGCGGGCGCGCCGAGTGCGGGATCGGCCCGCAGCACGGCCAGGTGCGCGGCGGCCAGTTCGGGCCCGGGCGCGACGCCCAGCTCCTCGTCCAGGATCCTCCTGGCTTCGTCGTAGACGGTCAGCGCCTCCGCCTGGCGGCCGCTGCCGTAGAGCGCCCGCATGAGCTGGGCGCGCGGCCGTTCGCGCAGCGGATGGGCGGCGACGAGGCCGCGCAGTTCGGCGGCGAGCTCCCGATGACGGCCGAGGTCCAGGTCGGCCTGCACCCGGTCCTCCGTCGCGGCGAGGCGCAGCTCCTCCAGCGCGCTCGCCTCGCCCTCCGCGTACGGGGCGTCGGCCAGCGGCGCGCCCCGCCACAGCTCCAGCGCCTCGCGCAGCAGCCCGGCGGCACGGCCGGGATCGCCGGCCGCGAGCGCCTGACGGCCGG is part of the Nonomuraea coxensis DSM 45129 genome and encodes:
- a CDS encoding BTAD domain-containing putative transcriptional regulator, whose amino-acid sequence is MRFQILGPTTVLGDDGEPVALGGPRVRALLTLLALHAGRVVAADRLAAGLYGPEPPEGVANALQSQVSRLRRALGRDLVEFHPAGYRLAAEPADVDAHRFERLAAAGRQALAAGDPGRAAGLLREALELWRGAPLADAPYAEGEASALEELRLAATEDRVQADLDLGRHRELAAELRGLVAAHPLRERPRAQLMRALYGSGRQAEALTVYDEARRILDEELGVAPGPELAAAHLAVLRADPALGAPAPSAPQRQGLPAQLTSFVGRDRELAQVSARLRADRLVTLIGPGGAGKTRLAVEAAGREPQDVCFVPLAPVSEGADVPAAVLGALGVRDALRPAPDRPVDPLTRLATALAGRELLLVLDNCEHLVEATAELTDLLLASCPALRVLVTGREALGITGESILPVAPLRLPPPEAVDPLDYPAVRLFADRAEAVWPGFAVDAVNAAHVVRICRALDGLPLAIELAAARLRTMSVADVAARLDDRFRLLARGSRTALPRHQTLRAVVAWSWDLLDADEQRMARRFSVFVGGARPETAERVCGLPEEVLFSLAEKSLVERVGGRYRMLATIQAFCAERLAESGEVEATRGTHAAWCLDLVLAADDRLRTREQLEWLARLDEESDDVNAAVRWATETGQVETALRLLAHCACYWWMRGHRVTSADLAATLLVRLGAAVPEGLEEEYVTCAVVTAWRGEVGDEVRDLLTRSRTLLPWDHMPRRVEFLLMLLSMYNGPPGDFDEAYLDIQRTLVGLAPWPRALAYAGAAFVLQALGRVEEAADHFHESLARFKAIGERWGTALVLSGLGTLHQERGEYAAAYALADESLATARELGATTEIAESLCRRGDALQGLGRPEEARADYLPAAELAGRNGSVEMLAWALLGLAEVALRGGALEEARGLLLRARAECPDDWYSTAETRARIAAALTEVGGQVSGAVSDR